One genomic window of Nicotiana sylvestris chromosome 10, ASM39365v2, whole genome shotgun sequence includes the following:
- the LOC104226433 gene encoding ubiquitin carboxyl-terminal hydrolase 6 isoform X2, whose protein sequence is MVTVSVKWQKEVYPAVEIDTSQPPYVFKAQLYDLTGVPPERQKIMVKGGLLKDDADWSKVGVKEGQRLMMMGTADEIVKAPEKGPVFAEDLPEEEQVVNVGHSAGLFNLGNTCYMNSTVQCLHSVPELKSALTEYNQLGRSNDLDHSSHLLTVATRDLFNDLDKNVKPVAPMQFWTVLRKKYPQFGQQSNGAFMQQDAEECWTQLLYTLSQSLKSPNSSGSPDIVKALFGIEFDNRIHCAESGEESTETETVYSLKCHISQEVNHLHEGLKRGLKSELEKASPSLGRSAVYVKDSRINGLPRYLTIQFVRFFWKRESNQKAKILRKVDYPLSLDVYDFCSEDLRKKLEGPRQVLRDAEGKKAGLKTSEKTSSSTDGDVKMTEAEESSSGSGEASKTTQEGVLPEKEHHLTGIYDLVAVLTHKGRSADSGHYVAWVKQENGKWVQFDDDNPIPQREEDIPKLSGGGDWHMAYICMYKARVVPM, encoded by the exons ATGGTCACAG TAAGTGTAAAGTGGCAAAAAGAAGTCTATCCTGCTGTGGAAATTGACACTAGCCAGCCTCCATATGTTTTCAAAGCCCAGCTGTATGATCTAACAGGGGTACCACCTGAAAGGCAAAAGATAATGGTCAAAGGTGGTTTGCTTAAG GACGATGCCGACTGGTCGAAAGTAGGAGTAAAAGAG GGTCAAAGGCTGATGATGATGGGAACTGCAGATGAGATTGTGAAGGCCCCCGAGAAGGGTCCTGTTTTTGCTGAAGATTTACCTGAAGAAGAGCAAGTGGTTAATGTA GGTCATTCTGCTGGATTATTTAATCTCGGAAATACATGCTACATGAACTCCACAGTACAGTGCTTGCATTCAGTTCCAGAACTGAAGTCTGCTCTAACAGA GTATAACCAGCTTGGTAGAAGCAATGATTTGGATCACTCATCTCATCTCTTGACAGTTGCAACAAGAGATCTGTTTAATGACCTGGATAAAAATGTCAAACCAGTGGCACCAATGCAATTCTGGACG GTTTTGCGGAAGAAATATCCTCAATTTGGCCAGCAGAGCAATGGAGCTTTCATGCAACAG GATGCTGAAGAATGTTGGACGCAACTACTTTACACCCTTTCTCAGTCTCTTAAATCACCGAACTCTAG TGGAAGTCCGGATATTGTGAAGGCTCTCTTCGGTATTGAGTTTGACAACAG GATTCATTGTGCTGAAAGTGGTGAAGAAAGCACAGAAACAGAAACTGTATATTCCCTTAAATGTCACATTTCACAGGAAGTGAACCATTTGCATGAGGGTTTGAAACGT GGTCTGAAATCAGAACTGGAGAAGGCGTCTCCGTCACTTGGACGGAGTGCAGTTTATGTGAAAGACTCCCGAATCAATGGCTTGCCAAG ATACTTGACCATTCAGTTCGTCCGGTTTTTCTGgaagagggaatcaaatcaaAAGGCAAAGATTTTGCGG AAAGTGGATTACCCGCTGTCGTTGGATGTATATGATTTTTGTTCGGAAGACCTTCGCAAGAAACTGGAAGGTCCTCGCCAG GTTTTGAGGGATGCTGAAGGTAAGAAGGCCGGTTTAAAAACCAGTGAGAAAACTTCAAGTTCAACTGACGGCGACGTTAAAATGACTGAGGCTGAG GAATCATCTAGTGGAAGTGGAGAAGCGTCTAAAACAACCCAAGAAG GTGTTCTGCCTGAGAAGGAACACCACTTGACTGGAATATATGATTTGGTGGCCGTGCTGACTCACAAGGGAAGAAGTGCTGACTCTGGGCATTATGTTGCCTGGGTCAAGCAAGAAAACG GAAAGTGGGTTCAATTTGATGATGACAATCCAATTCCGCAGAGAGAAGAGGACATCCCTAAACTTTCAGGAGGTG GTGATTGGCATATGGCTTATATTTGCATGTACAAGGCCCGTGTTGTTCCCATGTGA
- the LOC104226433 gene encoding ubiquitin carboxyl-terminal hydrolase 6 isoform X1 — translation MVTVSVKWQKEVYPAVEIDTSQPPYVFKAQLYDLTGVPPERQKIMVKGGLLKDDADWSKVGVKEGQRLMMMGTADEIVKAPEKGPVFAEDLPEEEQVVNVGHSAGLFNLGNTCYMNSTVQCLHSVPELKSALTEYNQLGRSNDLDHSSHLLTVATRDLFNDLDKNVKPVAPMQFWTVLRKKYPQFGQQSNGAFMQQDAEECWTQLLYTLSQSLKSPNSSGSPDIVKALFGIEFDNRIHCAESGEESTETETVYSLKCHISQEVNHLHEGLKRGLKSELEKASPSLGRSAVYVKDSRINGLPRYLTIQFVRFFWKRESNQKAKILRKVDYPLSLDVYDFCSEDLRKKLEGPRQVLRDAEGKKAGLKTSEKTSSSTDGDVKMTEAEESSSGSGEASKTTQEVNSISGVLPEKEHHLTGIYDLVAVLTHKGRSADSGHYVAWVKQENGKWVQFDDDNPIPQREEDIPKLSGGGDWHMAYICMYKARVVPM, via the exons ATGGTCACAG TAAGTGTAAAGTGGCAAAAAGAAGTCTATCCTGCTGTGGAAATTGACACTAGCCAGCCTCCATATGTTTTCAAAGCCCAGCTGTATGATCTAACAGGGGTACCACCTGAAAGGCAAAAGATAATGGTCAAAGGTGGTTTGCTTAAG GACGATGCCGACTGGTCGAAAGTAGGAGTAAAAGAG GGTCAAAGGCTGATGATGATGGGAACTGCAGATGAGATTGTGAAGGCCCCCGAGAAGGGTCCTGTTTTTGCTGAAGATTTACCTGAAGAAGAGCAAGTGGTTAATGTA GGTCATTCTGCTGGATTATTTAATCTCGGAAATACATGCTACATGAACTCCACAGTACAGTGCTTGCATTCAGTTCCAGAACTGAAGTCTGCTCTAACAGA GTATAACCAGCTTGGTAGAAGCAATGATTTGGATCACTCATCTCATCTCTTGACAGTTGCAACAAGAGATCTGTTTAATGACCTGGATAAAAATGTCAAACCAGTGGCACCAATGCAATTCTGGACG GTTTTGCGGAAGAAATATCCTCAATTTGGCCAGCAGAGCAATGGAGCTTTCATGCAACAG GATGCTGAAGAATGTTGGACGCAACTACTTTACACCCTTTCTCAGTCTCTTAAATCACCGAACTCTAG TGGAAGTCCGGATATTGTGAAGGCTCTCTTCGGTATTGAGTTTGACAACAG GATTCATTGTGCTGAAAGTGGTGAAGAAAGCACAGAAACAGAAACTGTATATTCCCTTAAATGTCACATTTCACAGGAAGTGAACCATTTGCATGAGGGTTTGAAACGT GGTCTGAAATCAGAACTGGAGAAGGCGTCTCCGTCACTTGGACGGAGTGCAGTTTATGTGAAAGACTCCCGAATCAATGGCTTGCCAAG ATACTTGACCATTCAGTTCGTCCGGTTTTTCTGgaagagggaatcaaatcaaAAGGCAAAGATTTTGCGG AAAGTGGATTACCCGCTGTCGTTGGATGTATATGATTTTTGTTCGGAAGACCTTCGCAAGAAACTGGAAGGTCCTCGCCAG GTTTTGAGGGATGCTGAAGGTAAGAAGGCCGGTTTAAAAACCAGTGAGAAAACTTCAAGTTCAACTGACGGCGACGTTAAAATGACTGAGGCTGAG GAATCATCTAGTGGAAGTGGAGAAGCGTCTAAAACAACCCAAGAAG TAAACTCCATTTCAGGTGTTCTGCCTGAGAAGGAACACCACTTGACTGGAATATATGATTTGGTGGCCGTGCTGACTCACAAGGGAAGAAGTGCTGACTCTGGGCATTATGTTGCCTGGGTCAAGCAAGAAAACG GAAAGTGGGTTCAATTTGATGATGACAATCCAATTCCGCAGAGAGAAGAGGACATCCCTAAACTTTCAGGAGGTG GTGATTGGCATATGGCTTATATTTGCATGTACAAGGCCCGTGTTGTTCCCATGTGA
- the LOC104226435 gene encoding putative pectate lyase 2, with protein sequence MLTILFTIVITISSTSFVHGFNVIDKCWRTKPNWRSHRQQLAKCSVGYSGKMTNNIGPEYKVTDPSDDPLNPKPGTLRYAMTHIQGKVWVTFQRDMTIRLQNPLLVSSFATIDGRGVKVNIADGACLMLQRVTNVIIHGLRIHHCKAQPASTVLGPDKKIVNVGPLDGDAIRMLTSSKIWIDHNTLFDCEDGLIDVTRGSTDITISNNWFRTQNKVMLLGHDDGFLRDKNMKVTVAFNYFGPNCNQRMPRVRHGYAHVVNNLYEGWGNYAIGGSMNPSIKSQANYFIASKGGKKEITWRKEGGVGEVSWNFQSVEDVFENGASFRESGSGRESVKPNYLPDQAFPVEDGKNVKALTRNAGALKCSTTSTC encoded by the exons ATGTTAACTATTCTATTTACTATAGTAATAACAATTTCAAGTACAAGTTTTGTGCATGGATTTAACGTGATTGATAAATGCTGGAGAACAAAACCAAATTGGAGGAGTCACAGGCAACAATTAGCTAAATGTTCTGTGGGTTATTCTGGAAAAATGACTAATAATATTGGACCCGAATATAAGGTTACAGATCCTAGTGACGATCCCCTGAACCCTAAACCCGGAACTCTCAGATATGCGATGACACATATCCAAGGAAAGGTTTGGGTAACTTTCCAAAGAGACATGACTATTAGGCTCCAAAATCCCCTCTTAGTTAGCAGTTTCGCTACCATTGATGGCCGTGGAGTTAAGGTTAACATTGCTGATGGTGCTTGTCTAATGCTCCAAAGG GTAACAAATGTGATAATTCATGGTCTAAGAATCCACCATTGCAAGGCACAACCAGCATCAACAGTCTTGGGACCTGATAAGAAAATAGTAAATGTGGGTCCATTGGATGGAGATGCAATTAGAATGTTGACTTCTTCCAAGATTTGGATTGACCACAATACCCTTTTCGATTGTGAAGATGGTTTAATTGATGTTACTCGTGGTTCTACTGATATTACAATATCCAATAATTGGTTTAGGACCCAAAATAAGGTTATGTTATTAGGTCATGATGATGGATTTCTTAGAGACAAGAATATGAAGGTTACTGTTGCATTCAATTATTTTGGTCCTAATTGCAACCAGAGAATGCCGAG GGTTCGTCATGGATATGCACATGTGGTAAACAATCTATACGAAGGATGGGGAAACTACGCAATAGGGGGGAGCATGAACCCTAGCATTAAGAGCCAAGCCAATTATTTTATTGCATCTAAAGGAGGAAAGAAAGAG ATCACATGGAGAAAGGAGGGTGGAGTTGGTGAAGTGTCATGGAATTTCCAATCAGTTGAAGATGTATTTGAGAATGGAGCATCTTTCAGAGAATCGGGTTCGGGTCGTGAGTCCGTGAAGCCAAACTATCTGCCAGATCAAGCTTTTCCAGTGGAAGATGGAAAAAATGTCAAGGCCTTGACTAGAAATGCTGGTGCTCTAAAATGTTCCACTACTTCTACCTGCTGA
- the LOC104226436 gene encoding serine/threonine protein phosphatase 2A 55 kDa regulatory subunit B beta isoform-like isoform X2 — protein sequence MKGGVGGDVAAAPAGPPPSPSLEWKFSQVFGERTAGEEVQEVDIISAIEFDKTGDHLATGDRGGRVVLFERTDTKEHVGSRRELERVDYPVSRHPEFRYKTEFQSHEPEFDYLKSLEIEEKINKIRWCQTANGALFLLSTNDKTIKYWKIQEKKVKKISEMNIDSSKAAGNGSVASSSVCSSPKQCLANGGYGDKVYSSLGNDLSFPPGGIPSLRLPVVTSNEASLVARCRRVYAHAHDYHINSISNNSDGETFISADDLRINLWNLEISNQSFNIVDVKPTNMEDLTEVITSAEFHPTHCNMLAYSSSKGSVRLIDLRQSALCDSHSKLFEEQEAPGSRSFFTEIIASISDIKFAKNGRYILSRDYMTLKLWDINMDSGPVSTFQVHEYLRPKLCDLYENDSIFDKFECCLSGDGMRVATGSYSNLFRVFGCPPGSTEAITLEASKNPMRRQVQTPSRPSRSLSSSITRVVRRGADSAGVDANGNSFDFTTKLLHLAWHPTENSIACAAANSLYMYYA from the exons TTGATATCATTTCAGCAATTGAGTTTGATAAAACTGGTGACCATCTTGCCACCGGGGATCGTGGGGGTAGGGTGGTATTATTTGAAAGGACCGATACCAAGGAG CATGTTGGAAGTCGACGAGAGTTAGAGAGAGTGGATTATCCAGTCAGTCGGCATCCTGAGTTTCGATACAAGACAGAATTTCAAAGCCATGAGCCTGAG TTTGATTATCTGAAGAGTTTGGAGATTGAGGAGAAAATCAACAAGATCCGATGGTGCCAAACAGCAAATGGTGCCCTCTTTCTTCTTTCTACTAATGACAAAACTATTAAGTATTGGAAG ATCCAAGAGAAGAAAGTTAAGAAAATATCTGAAATGAATATTGACTCTTCCAAAGCTGCTGGAAATGGCAGTGTAGCCAGTTCGAGCGTATGTTCCAGCCCAAAACAGTGTCTTGCAAATGGGGGCTATGGAGATAAAGTGTACAGTTCTTTGGGCAATGATTTGTCCTTCCCACCTGGGGGCATCCCCTCACTACGTTTGCCGGTG GTTACAAGCAACGAGGCCAGCCTTGTTGCGAGGTGTAGAAGAGTGTATGCACATGCTCATGACTATCATATCAATTCTATATCAAATAACAG TGATGGCGAAACATTCATATCAGCCGATGATCTCCGAATAAACCTTTGGAACTTGGAAATAAGTAATCAAAGTTTCAATATTGTCGATGTCAAGCCAACAAATATGGAAGATCTTACTG AGGTGATAACTTCAGCAGAATTCCATCCTACACATTGTAACATGTTAGCTTATAGTAGTTCAAAAGGATCAGTTCGTCTAATAGATTTGCGGCAGTCAGCATTATGTGACTCACATTCTAAATT GTTTGAGGAACAGGAAGCGCCTGGTTCAAGATCTTTTTTCACTGAGATAATTGCTTCAATTTCAGATATTAAATTTGCAAAGAATGGACGATACATACTTAGTCGTGACTACATGACCCTTAAG CTATGGGACATAAACATGGACTCTGGTCCAGTTTCAACATTCCAGGTTCATGAATATTTAAGACCAAAG CTTTGTGACTTATACGAGAATGATTCCATCTTTGATAAATTCGAGTGTTGCCTTAGTGGTGATGGTATGCGAGTAGCAACTGGATCTTACAG CAATCTTTTCCGCGTGTTTGGTTGTCCTCCGGGGAGCACTGAAGCAATTACCCTGGAAGCAAGCAAAAACCCTATGAG AAGGCAAGTCCAGACTCCTTCAAGGCCTTCCAGGTCCCTGAGCAGCAGTATAACACGTGTTGTCCGGAGAG GAGCAGATAGTGCAGGTGTTGATGCAAATGGAAACTCATTTGATTTCACAACAAAACTGCTTCATCTGGCATGGCATCCAACTGAAAATTCCATAGCCTGTGCTGCTGCAAACAGCTTGTATATGTATTACGCATAA
- the LOC104226436 gene encoding serine/threonine protein phosphatase 2A 55 kDa regulatory subunit B beta isoform-like isoform X1, whose product MKGGVGGDVAAAPAGPPPSPSLEWKFSQVFGERTAGEEVQEVDIISAIEFDKTGDHLATGDRGGRVVLFERTDTKEHVGSRRELERVDYPVSRHPEFRYKTEFQSHEPEFDYLKSLEIEEKINKIRWCQTANGALFLLSTNDKTIKYWKIQEKKVKKISEMNIDSSKAAGNGSVASSSVCSSPKQCLANGGYGDKVYSSLGNDLSFPPGGIPSLRLPVVVVTSNEASLVARCRRVYAHAHDYHINSISNNSDGETFISADDLRINLWNLEISNQSFNIVDVKPTNMEDLTEVITSAEFHPTHCNMLAYSSSKGSVRLIDLRQSALCDSHSKLFEEQEAPGSRSFFTEIIASISDIKFAKNGRYILSRDYMTLKLWDINMDSGPVSTFQVHEYLRPKLCDLYENDSIFDKFECCLSGDGMRVATGSYSNLFRVFGCPPGSTEAITLEASKNPMRRQVQTPSRPSRSLSSSITRVVRRGADSAGVDANGNSFDFTTKLLHLAWHPTENSIACAAANSLYMYYA is encoded by the exons TTGATATCATTTCAGCAATTGAGTTTGATAAAACTGGTGACCATCTTGCCACCGGGGATCGTGGGGGTAGGGTGGTATTATTTGAAAGGACCGATACCAAGGAG CATGTTGGAAGTCGACGAGAGTTAGAGAGAGTGGATTATCCAGTCAGTCGGCATCCTGAGTTTCGATACAAGACAGAATTTCAAAGCCATGAGCCTGAG TTTGATTATCTGAAGAGTTTGGAGATTGAGGAGAAAATCAACAAGATCCGATGGTGCCAAACAGCAAATGGTGCCCTCTTTCTTCTTTCTACTAATGACAAAACTATTAAGTATTGGAAG ATCCAAGAGAAGAAAGTTAAGAAAATATCTGAAATGAATATTGACTCTTCCAAAGCTGCTGGAAATGGCAGTGTAGCCAGTTCGAGCGTATGTTCCAGCCCAAAACAGTGTCTTGCAAATGGGGGCTATGGAGATAAAGTGTACAGTTCTTTGGGCAATGATTTGTCCTTCCCACCTGGGGGCATCCCCTCACTACGTTTGCCGGTGGTTGTT GTTACAAGCAACGAGGCCAGCCTTGTTGCGAGGTGTAGAAGAGTGTATGCACATGCTCATGACTATCATATCAATTCTATATCAAATAACAG TGATGGCGAAACATTCATATCAGCCGATGATCTCCGAATAAACCTTTGGAACTTGGAAATAAGTAATCAAAGTTTCAATATTGTCGATGTCAAGCCAACAAATATGGAAGATCTTACTG AGGTGATAACTTCAGCAGAATTCCATCCTACACATTGTAACATGTTAGCTTATAGTAGTTCAAAAGGATCAGTTCGTCTAATAGATTTGCGGCAGTCAGCATTATGTGACTCACATTCTAAATT GTTTGAGGAACAGGAAGCGCCTGGTTCAAGATCTTTTTTCACTGAGATAATTGCTTCAATTTCAGATATTAAATTTGCAAAGAATGGACGATACATACTTAGTCGTGACTACATGACCCTTAAG CTATGGGACATAAACATGGACTCTGGTCCAGTTTCAACATTCCAGGTTCATGAATATTTAAGACCAAAG CTTTGTGACTTATACGAGAATGATTCCATCTTTGATAAATTCGAGTGTTGCCTTAGTGGTGATGGTATGCGAGTAGCAACTGGATCTTACAG CAATCTTTTCCGCGTGTTTGGTTGTCCTCCGGGGAGCACTGAAGCAATTACCCTGGAAGCAAGCAAAAACCCTATGAG AAGGCAAGTCCAGACTCCTTCAAGGCCTTCCAGGTCCCTGAGCAGCAGTATAACACGTGTTGTCCGGAGAG GAGCAGATAGTGCAGGTGTTGATGCAAATGGAAACTCATTTGATTTCACAACAAAACTGCTTCATCTGGCATGGCATCCAACTGAAAATTCCATAGCCTGTGCTGCTGCAAACAGCTTGTATATGTATTACGCATAA